The proteins below come from a single Oerskovia jenensis genomic window:
- the narJ gene encoding nitrate reductase molybdenum cofactor assembly chaperone, translating to MGLFTKSPATTLLPRPTARTPLLEPLAPVRTTPAQRRTTHMAASLLLDYPDAGTLTAAREVRGVVGQLPGAVQARLGAFLDDLETGEPAALEARYVATFDLKRKCSMYLSYYAAGDTRKRGMALVRFVQAYRAAGWEVDGEELPDYLPMALEFSARARTRDEERIAAGLLGSHRQGIEVLRSALAAMASPYALVVEAVCLTLPPLDAETERRYLELVTSGPPTEMVGLSAMGPLEPFAPAGAPPEEVRR from the coding sequence ATGGGCCTGTTCACGAAGTCCCCGGCGACGACCCTCCTGCCCCGCCCGACGGCGCGCACGCCCCTCCTGGAGCCCCTCGCCCCCGTACGGACCACGCCCGCGCAGCGACGCACCACGCACATGGCCGCCTCGCTCCTGCTCGACTACCCCGACGCCGGGACGCTCACCGCCGCGCGCGAGGTGCGCGGCGTCGTCGGGCAGCTTCCGGGCGCCGTGCAGGCGCGGCTCGGCGCGTTCCTCGACGACCTGGAGACCGGCGAGCCCGCCGCGCTCGAGGCGCGCTACGTCGCGACGTTCGACCTCAAGCGCAAGTGCTCGATGTACCTGTCGTACTACGCCGCCGGGGATACCCGGAAGCGCGGCATGGCCCTCGTGCGGTTCGTGCAGGCCTACCGGGCCGCCGGGTGGGAGGTCGACGGCGAGGAGCTGCCCGACTACCTGCCCATGGCCCTCGAGTTCTCCGCGCGGGCCAGGACCCGCGACGAGGAACGCATCGCCGCGGGGCTGCTCGGCTCGCACCGCCAGGGCATCGAGGTGCTGCGCTCGGCCCTCGCCGCGATGGCCAGCCCGTACGCGCTCGTGGTCGAGGCCGTGTGCCTGACCCTGCCCCCGCTCGACGCCGAGACCGAGCGGCGGTACCTCGAGCTCGTGACGTCGGGCCCGCCGACCGAGATGGTCGGGCTGTCGGCCATGGGGCCGCTCGAACCGTTCGCCCCCGCAGGGGCGCCGCCCGAGGAGGTACGACGATGA
- the narH gene encoding nitrate reductase subunit beta, which produces MRVMAQMSMVMNLDKCIGCHTCSVTCKQAWTNRTGVEYVWFNNVETRPGLGYPRTYQDQEKWQGGWVRTRRGKLKLRAGGRAKKLATIFSNPKLPSIHEYYEPWTYEYDMLLSAPQGPHTPVAKPKSLLTGEDMKIEWSANWDDDLGGSKETMQDDPILQHMSEHVASEFEQTFMFYLPRICEHCLNPACVASCPSGAMYKRAEDGIVLVDQDQCRGWRMCVTGCPYKKVYFNHKTGKAEKCTLCYPRLEVGLPTVCSETCVGRLRYLGLVLYDADRVTEAASVEDEHDLLESQRSVFLDPHDPAVVEAARAEGIPEDWIAAAQASPIWALIQKYRVALPLHPEYRTMPMVWYIPPLSPVVDVVGSSGNDGEDPRTLFAAISKLRIPLEYLAGLFTAGDTVPVERTLRRLAAMRTYMRDINLGEEPNEAIARAVGMTGTEVQEMYRLLAIAKYEDRYVIPTAHQEIARELEEISCSLDFDGGPGMGGMGGAGPFGSSSGTPTPVAVENFHVLQARQTADSPNGPSTPGRVNLLNWDGNGRPPGLFPPGSPGGSDGPGPDTSGDDAAAR; this is translated from the coding sequence ATGCGTGTGATGGCTCAGATGTCGATGGTCATGAACCTCGACAAGTGCATCGGGTGCCACACGTGCTCGGTGACGTGCAAGCAGGCGTGGACGAACCGCACGGGCGTCGAGTACGTGTGGTTCAACAACGTCGAGACGCGGCCCGGCCTCGGCTACCCCCGGACCTACCAGGACCAGGAGAAGTGGCAGGGCGGCTGGGTCCGGACCAGGCGCGGGAAGCTCAAGCTCCGCGCGGGCGGGCGGGCCAAGAAGCTCGCGACGATCTTCTCCAACCCCAAGCTCCCCTCGATCCACGAGTACTACGAGCCGTGGACGTACGAGTACGACATGCTGCTCTCGGCCCCGCAGGGCCCGCACACCCCCGTCGCCAAGCCGAAGTCCCTGCTCACGGGCGAGGACATGAAGATCGAGTGGTCGGCCAACTGGGACGACGACCTGGGCGGGTCCAAGGAGACCATGCAGGACGACCCCATCCTGCAGCACATGAGCGAGCACGTGGCCTCGGAGTTCGAGCAGACGTTCATGTTCTACCTGCCACGCATCTGCGAGCACTGCCTCAACCCCGCGTGCGTCGCCTCGTGCCCGTCGGGGGCCATGTACAAGCGGGCCGAGGACGGGATCGTCCTGGTGGACCAGGACCAGTGCCGCGGGTGGCGCATGTGCGTCACGGGCTGCCCGTACAAGAAGGTCTACTTCAACCACAAGACCGGCAAGGCCGAGAAGTGCACGCTGTGCTACCCGCGCCTCGAGGTCGGCCTGCCCACGGTCTGCTCCGAGACGTGCGTGGGGCGCCTGCGCTACCTGGGCCTGGTCCTGTACGACGCCGACCGCGTGACCGAGGCCGCGTCGGTCGAGGACGAGCACGACCTCCTGGAGTCGCAGCGCTCGGTCTTCCTCGACCCGCACGACCCGGCGGTCGTCGAGGCCGCGCGCGCCGAGGGCATCCCCGAGGACTGGATCGCGGCCGCGCAGGCCTCCCCGATCTGGGCCCTCATCCAGAAGTACCGCGTGGCGCTGCCGCTGCACCCCGAGTACCGGACCATGCCCATGGTCTGGTACATCCCGCCGCTGTCGCCCGTGGTCGACGTGGTCGGCTCGTCGGGCAACGACGGCGAGGACCCGCGCACCCTGTTCGCGGCGATCTCCAAGCTCCGCATCCCGCTCGAGTACCTCGCGGGCCTGTTCACGGCGGGCGACACCGTGCCCGTGGAGCGCACGCTGCGCCGTCTGGCCGCGATGCGCACCTACATGCGCGACATCAACCTGGGCGAGGAGCCCAACGAGGCCATCGCCCGCGCGGTCGGCATGACGGGCACCGAGGTCCAGGAGATGTACCGCCTGCTCGCGATCGCCAAGTACGAGGACCGCTACGTCATCCCGACCGCCCACCAGGAGATCGCGCGCGAGCTCGAGGAGATCAGCTGCTCGCTCGACTTCGACGGCGGCCCCGGGATGGGCGGCATGGGCGGCGCCGGGCCGTTCGGCTCGTCGAGCGGGACGCCGACCCCGGTCGCGGTCGAGAACTTCCACGTGCTCCAGGCCCGTCAGACGGCCGACTCCCCCAACGGGCCGTCGACACCCGGGCGCGTCAACCTGCTCAACTGGGACGGCAACGGCCGGCCCCCGGGCCTGTTCCCGCCGGGGTCTCCCGGTGGCTCGGACGGCCCCGGGCCGGACACGTCCGGCGACGACGCGGCGGCCCGCTGA
- a CDS encoding nitrate reductase subunit alpha translates to MSQSTVPGPGTDARAADAPRPESPGGSGEDALLRLGKHLRRGEVSPDLRQLFLQGGREGDVFYRDRWSHDKVVRSTHGVNCTGSCSWKVYVKDGIITWETQQTDYPSVGPDSPEYEPRGCPRGAAFSWYTYSPTRVRYPYVRGVLLRAFRDAKARTGDPVLAWAEVTGNPETARAYKQARGKGGLVRASWEEAAEIVAAAHVHTIKTYGPDRIAGFSPIPAMSMVSHGVGARFISMLGGAMLSFYDWYADLPVASPQVFGDQTDVPESADWWNSSYCIMWGSNIPVTRTPDAHFMAEARYRGQKVIVVSPDYADNTKFADEWLAVHPGTDGALALAMGHVILREFHVERRTAPFVDYLRTYTDSPFLVTLTPSPASASSGPDGGAHPAGHITYVPDKFLTAADLGDDVLPGAASAANAAFKPVLLDADGGVVIPNGTLGHRFGEADEGKWNLDLEGVVPLLSVADGVAGAPGIPGAAHETHGASHHTAVRVDLPRFDLSPDPDQGETGRHTGGAGSVTRGVPVRRVGGHLVTTVFDLLLARYGVNREDLDLPGEWPAGYDDADSPGTPAWQEQFTGVPAAAAARIGREFADNAERSGGRSMIIMGAGANHWFHADTIYRAMLALTTMTGCQGVNGGGWAHYVGQEKCRPVTGWAQYAGGLDWSRPPRQMIGTAFWYVATDQWRYDGLPADALATPLGSGLFAGRTTADCLVESAQRGWMPSYPTFDRNPLDLVDQAEAAGVAPADYVVSELRSGALRFAVEAPDAPENFPRCVTVWRANILGSSGKGNEYFLKHLLGTDSAVLADESAPGRRPQSIEWAEEGARGKLDLLTTLDFRMTSTTLFSDVVLPAATWYEKHDLSTTDMHPFVHSFNPAISPPWQTRTDFDIFHTIARKISEYSVEHLGVRKDLVAAPLLHDTPDAMSVPHGTIVDSGAGSASRPLVPGVTMPKLVVVERDYPAFADRMASLGPLTEKLGMVTKGVQFSPGEEVRVLGQKNGLVPSGPAAGRPRLDKDTHACEMILALSGTTNGRLAVQGFEHVEKRTGVELADLARDEQGKRVTFPDVQSRPTTVITSPEWSGSEHGGRRYTAFAINVERLKPWHTLTGRQHFFLDHDWMTELGEQLPVFRPPLDMHRLFPDSPPLGDRSPSGYPGSEGQAEVAVRYLTPHSKWSIHSEYQDNLFMLSLSRGGPNIWMSPRDADKIGVRDNEWIEAYNRNGVVVARAVVSHRMPEGTVYMHHATDRTIDVPLAETSGLRGGIHNSLTRVLLKPSHLVGGYAQLAFAFNYLGPTGNQRDEVTTIRRRSQEVTY, encoded by the coding sequence ATGTCGCAGTCCACCGTCCCCGGCCCGGGCACCGACGCCCGTGCCGCGGACGCCCCACGCCCTGAGTCCCCGGGCGGCAGCGGCGAGGACGCCCTGCTGCGGCTCGGCAAGCACCTGCGCCGCGGCGAGGTCTCGCCGGACCTGCGCCAGCTGTTCCTCCAGGGGGGCCGCGAGGGTGACGTCTTCTACCGGGACCGGTGGTCGCACGACAAGGTCGTGCGCTCGACGCACGGCGTGAACTGCACCGGGTCGTGCTCGTGGAAGGTGTACGTCAAGGACGGCATCATCACGTGGGAGACGCAGCAGACGGACTACCCGTCGGTCGGCCCGGACTCGCCCGAGTACGAGCCGCGCGGCTGTCCGCGCGGCGCGGCGTTCAGCTGGTACACGTACTCCCCGACGCGGGTCCGCTACCCGTACGTGCGGGGAGTGCTGCTGCGGGCCTTCCGCGACGCGAAGGCGCGCACGGGCGATCCCGTGCTCGCGTGGGCCGAGGTCACGGGAAACCCGGAGACGGCGCGCGCGTACAAGCAGGCGCGCGGCAAGGGCGGCCTGGTGCGCGCGTCGTGGGAGGAGGCCGCGGAGATCGTCGCGGCGGCCCACGTCCACACGATCAAGACCTACGGCCCGGACCGCATCGCGGGCTTCTCCCCCATCCCGGCGATGTCGATGGTCTCGCACGGCGTGGGCGCCCGGTTCATCTCGATGCTGGGCGGCGCGATGCTGTCGTTCTACGACTGGTACGCGGACCTGCCGGTCGCGTCCCCGCAGGTGTTCGGTGACCAGACCGACGTCCCCGAGTCGGCCGACTGGTGGAACTCGTCGTACTGCATCATGTGGGGCTCGAACATCCCGGTGACCCGGACCCCGGACGCGCACTTCATGGCCGAGGCGCGCTACCGCGGCCAGAAGGTGATCGTGGTCTCGCCCGACTACGCCGACAACACCAAGTTCGCCGACGAGTGGCTCGCGGTGCACCCCGGCACGGACGGCGCGCTGGCGCTCGCGATGGGGCACGTGATCCTGCGGGAGTTTCACGTGGAACGTCGCACGGCGCCGTTCGTGGACTACCTGAGGACGTACACGGACTCGCCGTTCCTGGTCACGCTCACGCCGAGCCCGGCGTCGGCTTCCTCGGGGCCCGACGGCGGAGCCCACCCCGCGGGACACATCACCTACGTCCCGGACAAGTTCCTCACCGCGGCCGACCTGGGCGACGACGTGCTGCCAGGAGCCGCGAGCGCCGCCAACGCGGCCTTCAAGCCCGTCCTGCTCGACGCCGACGGGGGCGTCGTCATCCCCAACGGCACGCTCGGGCACCGGTTCGGCGAGGCCGACGAAGGGAAGTGGAACCTCGACCTGGAGGGCGTGGTGCCGCTGCTGTCCGTCGCGGACGGCGTGGCGGGCGCTCCGGGGATCCCGGGGGCCGCGCACGAGACGCACGGCGCGTCCCACCACACCGCTGTCCGCGTCGACCTGCCGCGCTTCGACCTGTCCCCCGACCCCGACCAGGGCGAGACCGGGAGGCACACTGGCGGCGCGGGCTCGGTCACGCGCGGCGTGCCGGTCCGGCGCGTGGGCGGGCACCTGGTGACCACGGTGTTCGACCTGCTGCTCGCCCGCTACGGAGTGAACCGCGAGGACCTGGACCTGCCGGGTGAGTGGCCAGCGGGCTACGACGACGCGGACTCGCCCGGCACCCCGGCGTGGCAGGAGCAGTTCACGGGGGTCCCGGCCGCGGCGGCCGCACGGATCGGTCGCGAGTTCGCGGACAACGCCGAGAGGTCGGGCGGGCGCTCGATGATCATCATGGGCGCGGGGGCGAACCACTGGTTCCACGCCGACACGATCTACCGGGCCATGCTCGCGCTGACGACCATGACGGGTTGCCAGGGCGTCAACGGCGGCGGCTGGGCGCACTACGTCGGGCAGGAGAAGTGCCGGCCCGTCACCGGATGGGCGCAGTACGCGGGCGGCCTGGACTGGTCGCGGCCCCCGCGCCAGATGATCGGCACGGCGTTCTGGTACGTCGCCACGGACCAGTGGCGCTACGACGGGCTGCCCGCGGACGCGCTCGCGACACCGCTGGGCTCGGGCCTGTTCGCGGGCCGGACCACGGCCGACTGCCTGGTCGAGTCGGCACAGCGCGGCTGGATGCCGAGCTACCCCACGTTCGACCGCAACCCGCTCGACCTCGTGGACCAGGCCGAGGCGGCCGGGGTCGCCCCTGCGGACTACGTGGTCTCCGAGCTGCGCAGCGGCGCGCTCCGGTTCGCGGTCGAGGCCCCCGACGCCCCCGAGAACTTCCCGCGCTGCGTCACGGTGTGGCGGGCCAACATCCTGGGGTCGTCGGGCAAGGGCAACGAGTACTTCCTCAAGCACCTGCTCGGGACGGACTCCGCGGTGCTCGCGGACGAGTCGGCGCCGGGGCGGCGCCCGCAGTCGATCGAGTGGGCCGAGGAGGGTGCGCGCGGCAAGCTCGACCTGCTCACGACGCTCGACTTCCGCATGACGAGCACCACGCTGTTCTCCGACGTCGTGCTGCCCGCGGCCACCTGGTACGAGAAGCACGACCTGTCCACGACGGACATGCACCCGTTCGTGCACTCGTTCAACCCGGCCATCAGCCCGCCGTGGCAGACCCGCACGGACTTCGACATCTTCCACACGATCGCGCGGAAGATCAGCGAGTACTCGGTCGAGCACCTGGGCGTGCGCAAGGACCTCGTGGCCGCTCCCCTGCTGCACGACACCCCGGACGCCATGTCCGTGCCGCACGGCACGATCGTCGACTCGGGCGCGGGGTCCGCGTCCCGTCCCCTGGTCCCGGGCGTGACCATGCCCAAGCTGGTCGTGGTCGAGCGCGACTACCCGGCGTTCGCGGACCGCATGGCCTCGCTCGGACCGCTCACCGAGAAGCTCGGCATGGTCACCAAGGGCGTGCAGTTCTCGCCGGGCGAGGAGGTGCGGGTCCTGGGGCAGAAGAACGGGCTCGTCCCCTCGGGCCCCGCGGCCGGGCGCCCGCGGCTCGACAAGGACACGCACGCGTGCGAGATGATCCTCGCGCTGTCGGGCACGACGAACGGCCGCCTCGCGGTCCAGGGCTTCGAGCACGTCGAGAAGCGCACGGGCGTCGAGCTCGCCGACCTGGCGCGCGACGAGCAGGGCAAGCGCGTCACGTTCCCGGACGTCCAGTCCCGCCCGACGACGGTCATCACCTCTCCCGAGTGGTCCGGCTCGGAGCACGGGGGCCGCCGGTACACCGCGTTCGCGATCAACGTCGAACGCCTCAAGCCGTGGCACACCCTCACGGGGCGCCAGCATTTCTTCCTCGACCACGACTGGATGACCGAGCTCGGGGAGCAGCTGCCCGTGTTCCGGCCGCCGCTCGACATGCATCGCCTGTTCCCCGACTCCCCGCCCCTGGGCGACCGCTCCCCGAGCGGCTACCCGGGCTCGGAGGGCCAGGCCGAGGTCGCGGTGCGGTACCTGACCCCGCACTCCAAGTGGTCCATCCACTCGGAGTACCAGGACAACCTGTTCATGCTCTCGCTCTCGCGCGGCGGGCCGAACATCTGGATGTCGCCGCGCGACGCCGACAAGATCGGGGTGCGCGACAACGAGTGGATCGAGGCGTACAACCGCAATGGCGTGGTCGTGGCCCGGGCCGTGGTCTCGCACCGCATGCCCGAGGGCACGGTCTACATGCACCACGCCACCGACCGCACGATCGACGTCCCGCTCGCCGAGACGTCCGGGCTGCGCGGCGGCATCCACAACTCGTTGACGCGGGTGCTGCTCAAACCGAGCCACCTCGTCGGGGGCTACGCGCAGCTCGCGTTCGCGTTCAACTACCTGGGGCCCACCGGCAACCAGCGCGACGAGGTCACGACGATCCGCCGCCGCTCGCAGGAGGTGACGTACTGA
- a CDS encoding MogA/MoaB family molybdenum cofactor biosynthesis protein, with amino-acid sequence MTTFDGPHATFPLAHLPVTVVTVSDRGSRGEYVDRSGPLLVSLLETGGFERVTSRLVPDGVSSVRDALTSALVEGARLVITTGGTGIGPRDHTPEGTAEVVDQELPGVAEAIRRRGATVVPSAVLSRGIVGTAPGARGLRAFVVNLPGSPGGVRDGWSVLEPLLPHVFSQLAGGDH; translated from the coding sequence ATGACCACGTTCGACGGGCCCCACGCCACCTTCCCCCTCGCCCACCTGCCCGTCACGGTCGTCACGGTCTCCGACCGCGGCTCGCGCGGCGAGTACGTCGACCGTTCGGGGCCGCTCCTGGTCTCGCTCCTGGAGACGGGCGGCTTCGAGCGGGTCACGTCGCGTCTGGTGCCCGACGGCGTCAGCTCGGTCCGCGACGCGCTCACCTCCGCGCTGGTCGAGGGGGCGCGGCTCGTGATCACCACGGGCGGGACGGGCATCGGCCCGCGCGACCACACGCCCGAGGGGACGGCCGAGGTCGTCGACCAGGAGCTGCCGGGCGTGGCCGAGGCGATCCGGCGGCGCGGCGCGACCGTCGTGCCGAGCGCGGTGCTGTCACGGGGGATCGTGGGGACCGCCCCGGGGGCCCGTGGGCTGCGGGCGTTCGTGGTCAACCTGCCGGGTTCGCCGGGCGGTGTGCGCGACGGCTGGTCGGTGCTCGAACCGCTGCTGCCGCACGTGTTCTCGCAGCTTGCGGGCGGGGACCACTGA
- a CDS encoding MoaD/ThiS family protein, whose protein sequence is MPRVRYFAGAAEAAGLEAESLPGASVGELFTAMTARHPALADVLPRCSVLVGGIRTADHGVALAPDQQVDVLPPFAGG, encoded by the coding sequence GTGCCGCGGGTCCGCTACTTCGCCGGTGCGGCCGAGGCCGCCGGGCTCGAGGCCGAGTCCCTCCCGGGGGCCTCGGTCGGGGAGCTCTTCACGGCCATGACCGCCCGCCACCCCGCGCTCGCCGACGTGCTGCCGCGCTGCTCGGTGCTCGTGGGTGGCATCCGGACCGCCGACCACGGCGTGGCGCTGGCGCCCGACCAGCAGGTCGACGTCCTGCCCCCTTTCGCGGGCGGCTGA
- a CDS encoding DUF6457 domain-containing protein — MSNLERWVDTLVDEFDLDREAVDIGAILDLARDAAHRVERPAAPLTTFIAGYVAGLSAGEGADHPGLDAMERATELALAWEVEPTLDEVVVDGAADADNPVEPAAPERA, encoded by the coding sequence ATGAGCAACCTCGAACGCTGGGTGGACACCCTCGTCGACGAGTTCGACCTCGACCGCGAGGCGGTGGACATCGGGGCCATCCTGGACCTGGCGCGCGACGCCGCGCACCGGGTCGAGCGGCCCGCGGCCCCGCTGACCACCTTCATCGCGGGCTATGTCGCCGGGCTGTCCGCCGGGGAGGGCGCCGACCACCCGGGCCTGGACGCCATGGAGCGGGCCACCGAGCTCGCGCTCGCGTGGGAGGTCGAGCCGACGCTCGACGAGGTCGTCGTCGACGGTGCTGCGGACGCCGACAACCCTGTGGAGCCCGCAGCCCCCGAGAGGGCGTGA
- the mobA gene encoding molybdenum cofactor guanylyltransferase, producing the protein MSGPLFDAIVLAGGRALRLGTSKPQLVVAGARLLDHVLTATRDARATVVVGPDELASEAYVLTREDPPFGGPVAGTAAGLAALPDGAAPWVLLLACDVPRAAEAVPLLVRAAAAGTADGADGVHLAHDGRDQWLVGLYRREALDDAVARLEGDPAQGGLAGAPVRRLVSGMQLTRVEDVDGLSADVDTWQDAETYTLRRARFGTGDPHGPSGGTA; encoded by the coding sequence GTGAGCGGGCCCCTGTTCGACGCGATCGTGCTCGCGGGCGGGCGCGCGCTGCGGCTCGGCACGTCCAAGCCGCAGCTCGTCGTCGCGGGCGCCCGTCTGCTCGACCACGTGCTGACCGCGACCCGCGACGCCCGGGCGACGGTCGTCGTCGGGCCGGACGAGCTGGCCTCCGAGGCGTACGTCCTCACGCGTGAGGACCCGCCGTTCGGTGGTCCGGTCGCGGGGACCGCGGCGGGCCTCGCCGCCCTGCCCGACGGCGCAGCCCCCTGGGTCCTGCTCCTCGCCTGCGACGTCCCGCGGGCCGCGGAGGCGGTGCCGCTGCTCGTGAGAGCGGCGGCCGCGGGCACGGCCGACGGGGCGGACGGCGTGCACCTCGCGCACGACGGGCGGGACCAGTGGCTCGTCGGGCTGTACCGGCGCGAGGCGCTGGACGACGCCGTGGCCCGGCTCGAGGGCGACCCCGCGCAGGGCGGCCTCGCGGGTGCTCCTGTGCGCCGACTCGTCTCGGGGATGCAACTCACCCGTGTCGAGGACGTGGACGGTCTGAGCGCCGACGTGGACACGTGGCAGGATGCGGAGACGTACACGCTGCGGCGCGCGCGGTTCGGCACTGGCGACCCGCACGGACCATCGGGAGGCACGGCATGA
- the moaC gene encoding cyclic pyranopterin monophosphate synthase MoaC, translating into MSEFTHLDERGHARMVDVTLKQPTVRSATATGVVRCGPHIVAALRSGEVPKGDVLAVARIAGIQGAKKTAELLPLAHIIGVHGASVDLDVQDHGVEISATVRTADRTGVEMEALTAVAIAGLAVVDMVKGLDKSVELTDVRLQSKTGGKSGEWVRPV; encoded by the coding sequence ATGAGCGAGTTCACCCACCTCGACGAGCGCGGCCACGCCCGCATGGTCGACGTCACCCTCAAGCAGCCGACCGTCCGTTCCGCGACCGCGACGGGCGTCGTCCGGTGCGGCCCGCACATCGTCGCGGCCCTGCGGTCGGGCGAGGTCCCCAAGGGCGACGTGCTCGCGGTCGCGCGCATCGCGGGCATCCAGGGCGCCAAGAAGACGGCCGAGCTGCTGCCGCTCGCCCACATCATCGGGGTGCACGGCGCGAGCGTGGACCTCGACGTCCAGGACCACGGCGTCGAGATCAGCGCGACCGTGCGCACCGCGGACCGGACGGGCGTCGAGATGGAGGCGCTCACGGCCGTCGCGATCGCGGGGCTCGCGGTCGTCGACATGGTCAAGGGCCTCGACAAGTCGGTCGAGCTCACCGACGTCCGCCTGCAGTCCAAGACGGGCGGCAAGTCGGGCGAGTGGGTGCGCCCGGTGTGA
- a CDS encoding molybdopterin molybdotransferase MoeA produces MDPRTTHEPSTSRRPVDRSGSGEGSAPVSEDTPAAVRTGGTTVDEYRDHVLGLVSPLPAERLPLDELATAAPARRVLAEDVRALLDVPRFDASAMDGYALRGADLAAATQDSPVTLRVVGDIAAAPAVPPTERGAPGGPSSGLGAPGEAVRIMTGAPVPNGCDVVVPVERTSTRRFVPGAPLDERIEVYEPSRPNIRRRAEDVAVGDLVAAAGAPTTPRLVSAAASAGHATLPVHRVPRVAVLSTGSELVPFGTAPGPGQIPDSNSLLLAACVRDAGGVPVRVGAVPDTAGALRAVLDDVAPHVDLIVTSGGVSAGAFDVVKEILSGPHGEDHGASEVRLVAVGMQPGKPQAAARWRGTPLLGVPGNPVSAYVSFRAFVRPAVRRLGGHPEPVEPLVERVAVEGWRSPAGRQQFLPVRFVGADGVAPVGPGAHHVSALTRADAIAVVPPEVEAVGTGEVVRVMVIA; encoded by the coding sequence ATGGACCCGCGCACCACCCACGAGCCGTCGACGAGCCGCCGTCCCGTGGACCGGTCGGGTTCCGGCGAGGGATCGGCACCGGTGAGCGAGGACACCCCGGCGGCGGTCCGCACCGGCGGGACGACGGTCGACGAGTACCGCGACCACGTCCTCGGGCTGGTCTCGCCGCTGCCCGCGGAGCGGCTTCCCCTCGACGAGCTCGCGACCGCCGCCCCGGCACGGCGCGTGCTGGCAGAGGACGTCCGGGCCCTCCTGGACGTCCCGCGCTTCGACGCCTCGGCCATGGACGGGTACGCGCTGCGCGGCGCGGACCTCGCGGCCGCGACCCAGGACTCCCCCGTCACGCTGCGCGTCGTGGGCGACATCGCGGCGGCCCCCGCCGTTCCTCCCACCGAGCGCGGCGCCCCCGGTGGCCCGTCGTCCGGCCTCGGCGCCCCCGGCGAAGCCGTCCGCATCATGACCGGCGCCCCCGTGCCGAACGGGTGCGACGTCGTCGTGCCCGTGGAGCGGACCTCGACGCGACGCTTCGTGCCCGGCGCGCCCCTCGACGAGCGGATCGAGGTCTACGAGCCGTCCAGGCCCAACATCCGCCGCCGCGCCGAGGACGTCGCGGTCGGCGACCTCGTCGCCGCAGCGGGCGCCCCGACGACCCCGCGACTCGTCTCGGCCGCAGCCTCGGCAGGGCACGCGACCCTGCCGGTGCACCGCGTCCCGCGCGTCGCGGTCCTCTCGACGGGCAGCGAGCTCGTGCCGTTCGGCACCGCCCCCGGCCCGGGCCAGATCCCCGACTCCAACTCGCTCCTGCTCGCGGCGTGCGTGCGCGACGCGGGCGGCGTGCCGGTGCGCGTGGGCGCGGTCCCGGACACGGCCGGGGCGCTGCGCGCGGTGCTCGACGACGTCGCCCCCCACGTCGACCTGATCGTCACCTCGGGCGGGGTCAGCGCGGGCGCGTTCGACGTCGTCAAGGAGATCCTGTCCGGCCCGCACGGCGAGGATCACGGCGCTTCCGAGGTGCGGCTCGTCGCGGTCGGGATGCAGCCCGGCAAGCCGCAGGCAGCCGCCCGCTGGCGCGGCACCCCCCTGCTCGGCGTGCCCGGCAACCCGGTCAGCGCGTACGTGTCGTTCCGGGCGTTCGTGCGCCCGGCGGTCCGCCGGCTCGGGGGCCACCCGGAGCCTGTCGAGCCGCTCGTCGAGCGCGTCGCCGTCGAGGGCTGGCGCTCCCCGGCGGGGCGTCAGCAGTTCCTCCCGGTGCGCTTCGTCGGGGCCGACGGCGTCGCACCGGTCGGGCCCGGCGCGCACCACGTGTCGGCGCTCACGCGGGCCGACGCGATCGCGGTCGTGCCACCCGAGGTCGAGGCGGTTGGGACGGGCGAGGTCGTGCGTGTCATGGTGATCGCATGA